In Cynocephalus volans isolate mCynVol1 chromosome 3, mCynVol1.pri, whole genome shotgun sequence, one DNA window encodes the following:
- the LOC134372444 gene encoding vomeronasal type-1 receptor 1-like, whose translation MVSTNTTISLGLVFLIQTGSGILGNSLLLCLFIFSLLTGNTLRPIDLILNQLVIANNLVLFSKGIPQTMAAFGLKSFLGDTGCKCVFYFHRVSRGVSLSTTSLLSGFQVIKLCPTVSRWMELRMRSPKCISFCCFLCWILHLVLNTFIMINITGPTNSKNMSIQKNFVYCVSSHPDRLIVPLHAAIFFSIDAMCLGFVILASGSMVLLLHRHRKRVQYIHSRRLSPRTSHEVRATCTILVLVSSFVLFYSLSSILTLSFSLTINPSQWLVHTGVLVASCFPTFSPFVLITSDTRVSQLCFACWAKKAMFNNLVKCLLVF comes from the coding sequence ATGGTTTCTACTAATACAACTATAAGTTTGGGTCTTGTTTTCCTCATTCAGACTGGGTCTGGGATCCTTGGAAATTCTTTACtactttgtctttttatcttttccttgcTCACTGGGAACACATTGAGACCCATAGATTTGATTCTCAATCAGCTGGTCATAGCCAACAACTTGGTCCTTTTCTCTAAAGGGATCCCTCAGACAATGGCAGCTTTTGGATTGAAATCTTTCCTGGGTGATACTGGATGTAAGTGTGTCTTCTATTTTCACAGAGTCTCCAGAGGGGTTTCCCTCAGCACTACCTCTCTCCTCAGTGGTTTCCAGGTCATTAAACTTTGCCCCACTGTCTCTAGGTGGATGGAGCTCAGAATGAGATCTCCAAAGTGCATTAGTTTCTGTTGTTTCCTCTGCTGGATCCTGCATCTTGTGTTAAATACCTTTATCATGATAAATATTACTGGCCCAACAAACAGCAAAAACATGAGTATACAGAAAAATTTTGTATACTGTGTATCGTCTCATCCAGACAGATTAATAGTGCCACTACATGCAGCCATATTCTTCTCTATTGATGCAATGTGTTTGGGATTTGTGATCTTGGCTAGTGGCTCCATGGTCCTGTTACTGCATAGGCACAGGAAGAGAGTTCAATACATTCACAGCAGAAGACTTTCCCCAAGAACATCCCATGAGGTTAGAGCCACATGTACCATCCTGGTCCTGGTGAGTtcctttgtcttattttattctctctcttccattttgactctttctttttccctgacTATAAATCCAAGCCAGTGGCTAGTGCACACTGGTGTTCTGGTGGCTTCGTGTTTCCCAACATTTAGCCCCTTTGTGCTTATCACCAGTGACACACGTGTCTCTCAGTTGTGCTTTGCTTGTTGGGCAAAGAAAGCCATGTTTAATAATCTAGTTAAATGTCTACTTGTCTTCTAA